Proteins co-encoded in one Capsicum annuum cultivar UCD-10X-F1 chromosome 9, UCD10Xv1.1, whole genome shotgun sequence genomic window:
- the LOC107842119 gene encoding cytochrome P450 71D7-like, whose amino-acid sequence CIMELLSAKNIQSFSSIRHDEVVRLIDSIRSSSSSGELINYTKRIIWFTSSITCRSAFGKLLKDQEKFIKVVGEVTSLAQGFDVAEIFPSYKFLHTFSGVKKKLLDAHRKVDSIVEDVINAHKRNIAAHKSDDTLGSEDLIDVLLRLAKDKSLKFPITNDNIKAVIVDMFAAGTETTSITTIWAMVEMMKNPSAFAKVQAEVREAFRDKATLDEMNVEELKYLKLVIKETMRIHPPLPLLIARECREETNINGYTIPENTKVIINAWALGRDPKYWDDAESFKPERFEQCFMDFFGNNFEYLPFGSGRRICPGILFGLANVYLPLAQLLYHFDWKLPTGMEPRDLDMIESVGGTAPRKSDLYLVATPYQP is encoded by the exons TGTATCATGGAACTGTTGAGTGCAAAGAATATCCAGTCATTCAGCTCGATCAGACATGATGAAGTTGTTCGTCTCATTGACTCTATCCGATCTTCTTCATCTTCTGGTGAGTTAATTAATTATACGAAAAGGATCATTTGGTTCACAAGCTCCATTACATGTAGATCAGCATTTGGAAAATTACTAAAGGaccaagaaaaatttataaaagtaGTTGGAGAAGTGACAAGCTTAGCACAAGGCTTTGATGTGGCTGAGATCTTCCCTTCATACAAATTTCTTCATACTTTCAGTGGAGTGAAGAAAAAACTTCTAGATGCCCACCGTAAGGTAGATTCAATTGTTGAGGATGTCATTAACGCACACAAGAGGAATATTGCAGCTCACAAGAGTGATGACACATTAGGAAGTGAAGACCTAATTGATGTCCTACTAAGACTTGCGAAGGATAAGAGTCTTAAATTTCCCATCACCAACGACAATATCAAAGCTGTTATTGTT GACATGTTTGCAGCTGGAACAGAAACTACATCAATAACAACTATATGGGCTATGGTTGAAATGATGAAAAATCCAAGTGCATTCGCCAAAGTTCAAGCAGAAGTACGAGAAGCCTTTAGAGACAAAGCAACATTGGATGAAATGAATGTGGAGGAGCTGAAATACTTAAAATTAGTCATTAAAGAAACTATGAGAATTCACCCACCACTTCCACTTTTGATCGCAAGAGAATGTAGGGAGGAGACGAACATAAATGGCTACACTATTCCTGAAAACACCAAAGTCATAATTAATGCTTGGGCACTAGGCAGAGATCCAAAATATTGGGATGACGCAGAAAGCTTTAAGCCAGAGAGATTTGAGCAGTGCTTTATGGACTTTTTTGGTAATAATTTTGAATATCTTCCCTTTGGCAGTGGGAGAAGAATATGTCCTGGGATATTATTTGGTTTAGCTAATGTTTATTTGCCACTAGCTCAATTGCTTTATCACTTCGATTGGAAACTCCCAACAGGAATGGAGCCAAGGGACTTGGATATGATTGAATCCGTTGGAGGCACTGCCCCCCGAAAAAGTGACCTTTATTTGGTTGCCACTCCGTATCAGCCTTAA